A segment of the Campylobacter vulpis genome:
ATAAAGCGTTGGTCTATCTATTCTTAAAGAGTGATTGCCCCATTTTTCAAGCTTTAAAATCTTTGCTTTTTTGCCATTGATAATTTTATTAAAATCTTTTTCATTATACTCTTGTGTTTGCTCGTTTATTTCCCAATTTTGCTTTTGATAACACAAAATATATTCGTGTTCTTTTGCGAAATGTTGAGAATCTTGACTACCTCCTTTTTTCTTTTGCCACACAAGATTACTGATAAAATTCTCCTCCCCAAATACCTCATCACATAAAATTTTAAGCCTTGCTTGCTCATTATCATCTATGCTTATAAAAATGCTTCCCTTATCCTTTAAAAATTCTTTTGCTAACTCTAGGCGGTTATTCATCATTGAAAGCCAAGAGGATTGATTAAATTTATCTGTGTAGATAAAGCCGTCATTGCCTGTATTATAAGGCGGGTCGATATAAATCAAATCCACTTTATTTTGATACTTAGGAAGGAGGGAATTTAGGGCTTGAAAATTATCCGCTTTGACTAGTTCGCCATTTAGCACCGCGTCTAAATTCTCAAAAGCACTTAAAAGCTTATAGACATTTTTCTCACTTAAATGCTTTGTATCAAGGGGTAAAAAAGCATAGTTTTTAATGTCCTCTAGTTTAAAGCTCTCTTCGACTAGCTTTAAATCCTGCCATTCTTTAATTTGCTTTTTAAAATTACTATCCTTAAAAAGCTCTTTTAAAAGCTCCTCGCTCTCTTTTGCGTGGGTTTTTATCACATTAAGGCTAAAAACAAAATGCGTTTTTTTAGCAAATTTAGGCTTTAGCCAAAGTGCCTTTAGCTCGTCTTCAAAGGCTGCTATTTTATCTATAAGGGTATGGGCTATTTTTTTAACCTTATTTAAACTCTTTATCCTCACTTCATTCCACTGCGTAACGCCGTCAAGCACATAGCGACAAAACCATAAGTCAAACTGCTCTTTTAAAAAGGCTTTAGCATTTTTATGGATAAAAAAGTCGATTTCATTTTGCTTTTTATAGCTTTTAAAAATGCTTTTAAGCTCCTCTTCTTTGATGATAATCTCATTTTTCTTTAAGGCTTTTAAAAAATCCTCACTAAATTCGCTTGAGTTTTGCTTAAAAACCTTGACTAAATTAAGATTTTTGTCATTTATGACCTTGATATTTAGCTCATTATCCTCTATGCTTTGTAGATAGAAAATAATTTTATTTTTATTATTATCCGCATTTTGTATGAAGTCATCGGTTAAGAAATGAAAGCTGTAACTTTCTTTCTCATCTTTTAGCGTGAGGGGCTTATAAATCGTGTCTGATTTGACATAATATAAATTTTGCGTTTTGTAAAAGAGGCTCACATCTTTGCTGTTGCTATATACTCTTGCGTAAATGTTTTTATAAATAGGCGTTTCGTAAAAAAAGGGTGTGCCTGTCTCGTTTAAATAAGTGCTGAAAAAATCGTAAAGCTTACTATAATCTAAATGTCCTAGCTCCTCTTTTTCTAAATAATCCCTAATGTTTTCAAAATACTTTTGCTTGATGTGAAGAAGATTTGTAAAACCACTTTGCTTAAATAAGCCTCTCTCCCCCTCAATTCTAACACCTAAATAACACTCTTTTAGCTTTGAAAAAAACGCTTGTTGATAGCTTATCATTTTTACCCCTTATTTAAAAAAGGGTATTTTACTAATATAGGCTTAATTAAAGGCTAAACACACCAAAAAAGCGTGTTTAGTTACAAAATGGCTAGTCTCTCCAGCCGTATTTTTTAAAAATTTCTTTTGCTTCTTTAGAGCTTAAATAATCAATGAAGTCTTTTGCTTCTTTGCTAGCATTATTTTTAGCTACAACATTAAAAGTTCTATAAATGACTAAATCTTTTTCTATTTTCACGGCTGTGCCAATGTCTGGATTACTCTTTGACCAATCTATCCAAGTGATCCACGCATCTGCCTTATCTTCTGCAAAAAGCTTTCTTGCACTTCCGCTGTTTGGAACGAAGGCTACGATATTATTTCTAAAATTTTGTATGCTTTTAATATCTTTTGTTCTGCCTATCATATCCTCCCAAACTCCCGTGCCTGAAGTATTACTCTTACCTGCTCCCTCTGGCACGACTATTCTTACTTTTTTGTCGGCTAAATCTTTTAAACCTTTGATTTTAAGAGGATTGCCCTTTTGCGTAAGGATAATCGCCTCTCTAAAATATAGAGGCTGAATTTTGCTTGTGTTAAAATCCTTGCCAAAATCACTCGCTATGGCTAAGGCTGATTGATCAGAAGCTCCAAATAAGATGTCGGCGTTTTTCTTAGCCTTTTCAAACCAAGTCGCTTGAGGACCAAAATGGACATTAACTTTAACACCCGATTTTTTGCTATATTGATTCGCTATGTCTTTTAAAGCTGTGTGAGGACCGCCCGGTCCATAAAGATTAAGCTCTGCATTTGCCACGCTTAAAGCTAAAGCGCACGCACCAAATAGATTGAGAATTTTTTTCATCGTTTTCCTTTAAATTAAAATAAAAGCGGGATTGTAAAGTTTAAACCTTAACAAAGCGTTACTCATCTTTAATAATGGAGATATTTTCTATCGCAACAATTTTGCTAATATTTTTTTCATCATTTAAACCCTGCAAGGTATCTTTAAAACGCACATAAGCAAATTTACTATCTCTAAAAACAAGCTCGCCGATGACAAATTTTTGCTTATCTTTAAGATAAATTTCAACCTTTTTAGCACTTAAGCCTTTTGTTTTTAAAAAACGCTTAAAACCTGTTTCAAAATGATGCGGAAACAAAATCGCCATATAAACTAAAAGCACTAATCCCGCAAATACCGCAATAAAAAAATTCTTAAAATTCTGCCTTTCATAAAAACACAAACAAGCACCGATAAAAAGAAGATAAATACAAGCTATAAAGCCGCAAAACGCTAACCAGTGGAGGTTGATTTCGTCAAATTTTTCATTTAAAACCCAAAGAAAACTTAAAAATACAATCAAAGCACTAGACAAACTCGATAAAAACAAAAAGTCATTTTTCTTTTTTTTATAAAAAATGTAATGTGCCACTAAATTAAAAGGCAAAGCTAAAAACGCAAAAACTAAAAGATACACAAAAGCGAAAAGAAAAAGCCATAAATTATCAAAAGAAAGTAACTCAAAAGAAAAAAATTCATTCACTCTCATATAAGTGATAACGAAAATAAACAAACATAAAGCACAAAAACTTAATGTAAAAGTGATGATAAATTTAAAATATTTCGATGTGAAAGCTGTGAGTTTAAAAAAGTCTTTTTTCATCATTAAACCTTGTGAAAATTTTAAAATGCTTATTTTACACAAACAAAACCAAATATCAATTCATTTAAAAAAAATTTGCTAAAATCTCAATTTTGAAAGGCTTTTAATGAAAGAAATTTTAATCACAAATGATGACGGCTTCGAAAGTGAGGGGCTTAAAAAGCTTGTTAAAATGCTTAAAAAAGAATTTAAAGCGAAAATCACGGTAGTCGCTCCAGCGACTGAAAAATCTGCCTGTTCGCACTCTATTACCCTCACTAAACCCCTGCGTTTTGTTAGGGTGAGTAAAAATTTTTACAAGCTTGATGATGGCACACCAGCGGATTGCGTATATCTAGCTCTAGCCGCACTTTATAAAAAGAAACTGCCTGATCTTGTCATAAGCGGGATAAATATGGGGGCAAATGTGGGAGAGGACATTACATATTCGGGCACTTGTGCGGGGGCTATGGAGGCGGTTTTACAGGGAATTCCCGCCCTTGCACTTTCGCAGTTTTATAAAACAAACGAAAAAGAACTTAATTTTAAAAA
Coding sequences within it:
- a CDS encoding site-specific DNA-methyltransferase, translating into MSYQQAFFSKLKECYLGVRIEGERGLFKQSGFTNLLHIKQKYFENIRDYLEKEELGHLDYSKLYDFFSTYLNETGTPFFYETPIYKNIYARVYSNSKDVSLFYKTQNLYYVKSDTIYKPLTLKDEKESYSFHFLTDDFIQNADNNKNKIIFYLQSIEDNELNIKVINDKNLNLVKVFKQNSSEFSEDFLKALKKNEIIIKEEELKSIFKSYKKQNEIDFFIHKNAKAFLKEQFDLWFCRYVLDGVTQWNEVRIKSLNKVKKIAHTLIDKIAAFEDELKALWLKPKFAKKTHFVFSLNVIKTHAKESEELLKELFKDSNFKKQIKEWQDLKLVEESFKLEDIKNYAFLPLDTKHLSEKNVYKLLSAFENLDAVLNGELVKADNFQALNSLLPKYQNKVDLIYIDPPYNTGNDGFIYTDKFNQSSWLSMMNNRLELAKEFLKDKGSIFISIDDNEQARLKILCDEVFGEENFISNLVWQKKKGGSQDSQHFAKEHEYILCYQKQNWEINEQTQEYNEKDFNKIINGKKAKILKLEKWGNHSLRIDRPTLYYAIKDPNGNDFYPIAPNGADGCWRKKPENLDKEHIFWQEDTKGRLTPYEVVYFDEVLDKQKIIKTRTIFTEFGTTTDATKEIQAIFGDKLFDTPKPEKLLKRICEIASSEESIVLDFFAGSGTTLATAQKLGRKWLGVEMGEHFYKVILPRLKKVIGGFESGISKECGYKGGGAFSYYELESYEEALRECEYKLDENHIIDYKKSRKLIKTLQKGKNITLDMSGYEADFDPFLTLSNLYGWKIKKLYLDEKGVKTCEFENGEIVSLNTLDLIKLEKLKTLIWWE
- the peb3 gene encoding AcfC family glycoprotein adhesin PEB3 codes for the protein MKKILNLFGACALALSVANAELNLYGPGGPHTALKDIANQYSKKSGVKVNVHFGPQATWFEKAKKNADILFGASDQSALAIASDFGKDFNTSKIQPLYFREAIILTQKGNPLKIKGLKDLADKKVRIVVPEGAGKSNTSGTGVWEDMIGRTKDIKSIQNFRNNIVAFVPNSGSARKLFAEDKADAWITWIDWSKSNPDIGTAVKIEKDLVIYRTFNVVAKNNASKEAKDFIDYLSSKEAKEIFKKYGWRD
- a CDS encoding Asp23/Gls24 family envelope stress response protein — translated: MKKDFFKLTAFTSKYFKFIITFTLSFCALCLFIFVITYMRVNEFFSFELLSFDNLWLFLFAFVYLLVFAFLALPFNLVAHYIFYKKKKNDFLFLSSLSSALIVFLSFLWVLNEKFDEINLHWLAFCGFIACIYLLFIGACLCFYERQNFKNFFIAVFAGLVLLVYMAILFPHHFETGFKRFLKTKGLSAKKVEIYLKDKQKFVIGELVFRDSKFAYVRFKDTLQGLNDEKNISKIVAIENISIIKDE
- the surE gene encoding 5'/3'-nucleotidase SurE; its protein translation is MKEILITNDDGFESEGLKKLVKMLKKEFKAKITVVAPATEKSACSHSITLTKPLRFVRVSKNFYKLDDGTPADCVYLALAALYKKKLPDLVISGINMGANVGEDITYSGTCAGAMEAVLQGIPALALSQFYKTNEKELNFKNALNITKELVAKIFNQGFPLDKKEFLNVNFPSPKSKFKGIKVCKAGKRVYNFKAHANTNPRGVEYYWLASANLDFEDEKNSDIALLKQGYATITPIMLDLSAYKQMKNLKKWLKD